GGCTGGAAGATTTGGGCATGAGTGCGCAGGAAATCGGATTTATCCTTACAATTCCGATGATAACCCGGCGTACTTTGTACGCCGATCATGGCTGGTATTTCTGACAAGCTCGGAGATCGCAAGCTCGCATTGATTTTGTACAGCAGTCTTTACACCGCTTCATTCGGCCTGATTCTGCTTGGTGACAATTTGTTATGGATCGCTTGCATCATGACACTTTCCCACATGGCACAAAGTGCAATCGTGCCATTGAGCGATTCACTTGCGCTGGCCGGAACCCGTCGGCACGGGGTTTCGATTACGGCAAAATGCGCAGCTGGGGATCTGTCGCCTTCATGATCTCCAACCTTGTTGGCGGCACGCTCCTCGATGCCATGGGAGCCAGCAGCATCATCTGGCTGTTGGTGCTGGGCAACCTGTTGCACACAACGGCCTCCTTCTTCCTACCGGCAGATCCCCGCCTCATCGACAATAGAACATTGGGCAAGGGCGCCCGTCTCGACTGGAAACAGCTGAGCCAGTTCGTACAGCCCGGATTCTGGCTCATCCTTTGTTCGATCTCGACCATTCAGGCCTCCCATAGCCTGCTCTATGCCTTTGGCACGATCTATTGGCGCGAAATCGGGATCTCCGCCAACATGACCGGCATTTTCTGGTCGATCTCCGTCTTCGCCGAAGTCATCCTGCTGTTTTTCTCCAAGAAGCTCCTTGGCAGGATCACATGGCGCGCGCTCCTGATCATCGGTGCAGTCACCGCAGTCGCCCGTTGGGTCATCATGCCCATCCAGCTTCCCGAATATGGTTTTTTGATCCTGCAAATGTTTCATGCAGGCAGCTTTGCCTGTTCCCACCTCGGTGCGATGTTTTTCATTTCCGAGACGGTCGACGATGAAATCTCCGGCACCGCACAGGGTCTCTATACCATGCTCAACGGCCTGACCATGTCGCTGGCGACTTTCGCCTCCGGCTTCTTTTATGGCCGGTTCGATGGCGATGCCTTCTATCTCATGGCCACTTTCGGTCTTGTCTCGCTCGCCATGTTGGCGCTCGCCCGCCTGTTTCCAGTCGGCCACATCGGGGCAGGCAAGGTGGACAACACGGAGCCCAGCGCATGACCCGCACCCTGATCAGCGGAAAATATCGTCAGGGCAATCAGGGAAAACCTTCGCACAGGCCTTGTACCGATACATCAAATTGAGGCACAAGACTTGCAAACGTCGGCCTTTCTTTCCAAGGTGGGTTCAGTCATGATTTACGGGTTTTCTGAACGGTGACGTCACAAGGGCACAAACGGACCACCCGAACCATCTGCAGTCCGAGCTGACAAGGAACCAGAGAGCGAGACATGTCCGATCTGGGAACAAACATCGCCAAGACGTCACAACCTCCCACTCTGGGCAAGGACGGCACGCCTGCGTCCGACGTGATCTGGCTTGGCGGCGACTGGACGCTCGAAACCCTAGGCGATGCAGACAAGCTGGTTACCGAGACCCTTGAGGCTGGCTCTTCGGCAACGGCAGTCGATCTTGGCCGTCTCACCTCGCTCGACACCTCGGGCGCATGGGTGATTATTCGCCTGATGCGCGGGATCAATTTGGAGCAATCTGCCGTCCAGTCCATCGCCCCCTCCTACCAGACCCTGTTCGATGCCGTCTGGGAGACCAATCAGGTCAAACCACAAGCCACGCGACCGGCAGGCTACCTCTGGAGCTTTGCCGAGACAACCGGGCGCGATGTCGTCGAGATCTATCGCGACATCACGATCCTTGCCCATCTGATGGGCGGTGTCATTGCCTGCCTTGGTGCAGCCCTGCTCGATCCGCGCAAGATCCGCTTCACCTCCATCGTCCACCATATCGATCAGACCGGTCTGAAGGCTGTTCCAATCGTTGCCTTCATGTCCTTTCTGGTTGGTGCCATCGTCGCCCAGCAGGGCGCTTTCCAGTTGCGCAAGTTCGGCGCAGAGCCCTTCGTGATCGATCTCGTCGGCATTCTGGTGCTGCGAGAGCTTGGCGTTCTGTTGACCGCCATCATGGTGGCTGGCCGCTCGGGAAGCGCCTTCACGGCCGAGATCGGCTCCATGCGCATGCGTGAGGAAATCGACGCAATGCGGGTGATGGGCCTCAATGTTGTTGAGGTTCTGATCACCCCGCGGGTGATTGCTCTCATCATCGCCCTGCCCCTGCTTAGCATGGTGGCCAACGTCTCGGCGCTTGCTGGCGGCGGCATGTTGGCTATGGCTCTATTCCGACATCACCCCCGGCGCCTACATCAATTGGCTGCGAGAGGCCATCGCGGTCAACACCTTCATGGTCGGTGTGATCAAGGCCCCCTTCATGGCACTAATTATTGCGCTCATTTCCTGCTCGGAAGGACTGCAGGTCGGCGGCAAGCGCTGAGTCCCCTCGGTCGCCGCACAACCGCTTCTGTTGTCAAATCCATCTTCCTGATGGTGCTTATTGATGGCGTCTTCGCCATCTTCTTTGGCCCTTCAGTCGGATATTAGGAGGGCACATGGACAACGGATGGCAAACATCACCAGCTCAGAACGGAATGCCAGATCAGGACATCCTTCTGTCGGTGCACGGATTGACGGTTGGCTTCTCCGATCGGGTCATCATCAAGAATCTCGACCTCGATGTCCGACGCGGTGAGTATCATCGGCATTGTCGGCGCTTCCGGGACGGGCAAATCCGTCCTCCTCAGGGCCGTTCTGGGACTGGTTCCCAAACGGGCGGGGCAATTCAT
This is a stretch of genomic DNA from uncultured Cohaesibacter sp.. It encodes these proteins:
- a CDS encoding MFS transporter, which encodes MISNLVGGTLLDAMGASSIIWLLVLGNLLHTTASFFLPADPRLIDNRTLGKGARLDWKQLSQFVQPGFWLILCSISTIQASHSLLYAFGTIYWREIGISANMTGIFWSISVFAEVILLFFSKKLLGRITWRALLIIGAVTAVARWVIMPIQLPEYGFLILQMFHAGSFACSHLGAMFFISETVDDEISGTAQGLYTMLNGLTMSLATFASGFFYGRFDGDAFYLMATFGLVSLAMLALARLFPVGHIGAGKVDNTEPSA
- a CDS encoding ABC transporter permease, whose product is MSDLGTNIAKTSQPPTLGKDGTPASDVIWLGGDWTLETLGDADKLVTETLEAGSSATAVDLGRLTSLDTSGAWVIIRLMRGINLEQSAVQSIAPSYQTLFDAVWETNQVKPQATRPAGYLWSFAETTGRDVVEIYRDITILAHLMGGVIACLGAALLDPRKIRFTSIVHHIDQTGLKAVPIVAFMSFLVGAIVAQQGAFQLRKFGAEPFVIDLVGILVLRELGVLLTAIMVAGRSGSAFTAEIGSMRMREEIDAMRVMGLNVVEVLITPRVIALIIALPLLSMVANVSALAGGGMLAMALFRHHPRRLHQLAARGHRGQHLHGRCDQGPLHGTNYCAHFLLGRTAGRRQALSPLGRRTTASVVKSIFLMVLIDGVFAIFFGPSVGY